The genomic region ATCGGtacgtttttctttgttttcgtcATCTTCGGTTGGTTGTGGATCGTCTTTGTGATAAGTTGCCCAGGTAAGTACTTTACGTAGTATGGCGGAATTGACATTGGGTAGTGGAACAGTGGCGTTTTCGCTATCATCCATGCCACAATCCTCCAACATTGTCTTTATTGTCCCCGAACATTTTGCGATTTGTACGTCGGTCTCGAAtttttcatcgtccgatgattGCAGTGTAATAGGCATCTCGATTTGCTatttctgaaaacaaaaaaaaaaacacccataCAGCACatatagaatatatatatatgtatatgaaggaAACATCGATAACCAAAACCCGCTACGGCCTGTAAAAAGCCAACTTACTTTTgttgacaaattttaatttgtaaatcttAGCTCGAAATTAATCGCAGTGCCGTAATTGCTAAATATTCTTAAACTTGTATGTTTTTAACAATTTGGAACTAGCCtggagtttttaaaaaattatactttgatTTTCACAAAAGAATTTTCTGGGGCTACTATTGTAGCTGCTCAAAATAATTTGACggaagaagaaaaaagcaaCGGCGTAATAAAAGGTACGTAGTGCAGAGTTGCATGTATGCGTATTTTTAAAGCCATAAACCAGCGACACCAGCTCACGAAAGAGTGATAGCATAAAATTGCGAGGATTATAGATTTGAAGATTTGATTGTTGCCTATGTGAAAAAAATGAGGTGGTGAAATGGTGAAGGGAACTGCCACGTCATgtatttgaaattgaatttgttgAAAAAGTGCCTATATCTGAGTGAATTTGAATTGGCTAATAGGCtaacgtcacttgggatgtgtataacaaaattttagctTGTGTTAGtgttatacgaaaaaaatccacaaaatttagcttttgttaagggatttttttcgtatatcactaacacaagctaaattttgtggatttgttttttgtataacaCAAGCTTAATTGTATTAAGCGCATCCCACGTGACGTCATTCCATCAGCCGATTCTGTCATATTCACTAAATTTTTCACTAAATTCAATTGCAAATAAGTGATCTGATGGATTTGGTTCATGTTTTCATGCACTAACAAATTGCATTTTGGGGAAAAGCGGCGTCTTCTCATTTATTACTGTTTCCTTTCTGACGAAAGACtttttaatcgcaaatttaatatacatttattttgaaaatgcacAAAATCAAAGATGGCACGTATACAATTTTTCGCAATATCCCAGTATCCGATACCACTAGCAAACTTACGAACCTATCTGGGCAAGCAACGTCATGGCATTTGGTGAAATGTATAGATATGTCTGTTTAGCATGCAAAATGCCAGCCCTTTGCTTCATAGATGTTGGCAATATAtgacttaaaatatttcatagcaTGGATTgccaatttcatttaatttgttgtGTCGATTGGCAATCTCATTAAAATTCAGCATTGAAAGTCGT from Anastrepha obliqua isolate idAnaObli1 chromosome 2, idAnaObli1_1.0, whole genome shotgun sequence harbors:
- the LOC129239183 gene encoding S-phase kinase-associated protein 1; amino-acid sequence: MPITLQSSDDEKFETDVQIAKCSGTIKTMLEDCGMDDSENATVPLPNVNSAILRKVLTWATYHKDDPQPTEDDENKEKRTDDISSWDADFLKVDQGTLFELILAANYLDIKGLLDVTCKTVANMIKGKTPEEIRKTFNIKNDFTPAEEEQVRKENEWCEEK